The Microbacterium sp. LWH7-1.2 genome window below encodes:
- a CDS encoding GntR family transcriptional regulator: MSPTEADTLSKSQQAYRWIKERIANQEFTPGYRLVLGSIAGELDMSVVPVREAIRQLEAEGLVTFERNVGARVSMVDDSQYRYSMQALSILEGTATALAARRLSADDIRNARRINELMIETLEHFDPRAFTALNQEFHAALFEKCANPRMLDLVHAEWARLGHLRDSTFSFVPGRAQESVREHENILVLIETGAPLGEIEKAARRHRSATLDAYMIHEHPDEALGLPAF, from the coding sequence ATGAGCCCGACCGAAGCCGACACGCTCAGCAAGTCGCAGCAGGCGTACCGCTGGATCAAGGAGCGCATCGCGAACCAGGAGTTCACGCCGGGATACCGCCTGGTGCTCGGCAGCATCGCCGGCGAGCTCGACATGAGCGTCGTGCCGGTCCGCGAGGCGATCCGCCAGCTCGAGGCCGAGGGGCTCGTCACGTTCGAGCGCAACGTCGGTGCCCGCGTATCGATGGTCGACGACTCGCAATACCGCTACAGCATGCAGGCGCTGTCGATCCTCGAGGGCACCGCCACCGCGCTGGCCGCGCGCCGGCTCTCGGCCGACGACATCCGCAACGCGCGTCGTATCAACGAGCTCATGATCGAGACGCTCGAGCACTTCGACCCTCGAGCATTCACCGCGCTCAACCAGGAGTTCCACGCGGCGCTGTTCGAGAAGTGCGCCAACCCGCGCATGCTCGACCTCGTCCACGCCGAGTGGGCCCGCCTCGGCCACCTGCGCGACTCGACCTTCAGCTTCGTGCCGGGCCGGGCCCAGGAGTCGGTGCGCGAGCACGAGAACATCCTCGTGCTCATCGAGACCGGCGCCCCGCTCGGCGAGATCGAGAAGGCGGCCCGCCGGCACCGGTCGGCGACCCTCGACGCCTACATGATCCATGAGCACCCCGACGAGGCCCTGGGCCTCCCCGCGTTCTGA
- the hpaE gene encoding 5-carboxymethyl-2-hydroxymuconate semialdehyde dehydrogenase → MTDTQTVLATRHVPEGLPSRIQHYIDGQFVDSQGGDTFDVLDPVTNETYVQAAAGKKADIDRAVAAARRAFTEGPWPRMLPRERSRVLHRIADIVESRDARLAELESFDSGLPITQALGQARRAAENFRFFADLIVAQADDAYKVPGRQMNYVNRKPIGVAGLITPWNTPFMLESWKLGPALATGNTVVLKPAEFTPLSASLWAGIFEEAGLPKGVFNLVNGLGEDAGDALVKHPDVPLISFTGESRTGQIIFGNAAPFLKGLSMELGGKSPAVVFADADLQAAVDATIFGVFSLNGERCTAGSRILVERPIYDEFVKRYAAQADRVVVGYPHDPATEVGALVHPEHYDKVVSYIEIGKAEARLVAGGDRPEGFETGNFVRPTVFADVAPDARIFQEEIFGPVVAITPFDTDEEALELANGVRYGLAAYVWTNDLKRAHNFSQAIEAGMVWLNSNNVRDLRTPFGGVKASGLGHEGGYRSIDFYTDQQAVHITLGPAHNPTFGKADAAGH, encoded by the coding sequence ATGACCGACACCCAGACAGTCCTCGCGACCCGACACGTGCCCGAGGGCCTGCCGAGCCGCATCCAGCACTACATCGACGGCCAATTCGTCGACTCGCAGGGCGGCGACACGTTCGACGTGCTCGACCCGGTGACGAACGAGACGTACGTGCAGGCCGCGGCCGGCAAGAAGGCCGACATCGACCGGGCCGTCGCCGCCGCCCGGCGCGCGTTCACCGAGGGGCCGTGGCCGCGGATGCTGCCGCGCGAGCGCTCGCGCGTGCTGCACCGGATCGCGGACATCGTGGAGTCGCGCGACGCGCGTCTGGCCGAGCTGGAGTCGTTCGACTCGGGCCTGCCGATCACGCAGGCGCTCGGTCAGGCCCGTCGCGCGGCCGAGAACTTCCGGTTCTTCGCCGACCTGATCGTGGCGCAGGCCGACGACGCCTACAAGGTGCCCGGCCGGCAGATGAACTACGTCAACCGCAAGCCGATCGGCGTCGCAGGGCTCATCACTCCCTGGAACACGCCGTTCATGCTCGAGTCGTGGAAGCTCGGCCCCGCCCTCGCCACCGGCAACACCGTGGTGCTCAAGCCCGCTGAGTTCACACCGCTGTCGGCGTCGCTGTGGGCCGGGATCTTCGAGGAGGCAGGCCTCCCGAAGGGCGTCTTCAACCTCGTCAACGGACTCGGCGAGGACGCCGGCGACGCGCTGGTGAAGCATCCCGACGTCCCCCTCATCTCGTTCACGGGCGAGAGCCGCACCGGGCAGATCATCTTCGGCAACGCCGCGCCGTTCCTGAAGGGCCTGTCGATGGAGCTGGGCGGCAAGAGCCCAGCCGTGGTGTTCGCCGACGCGGACCTCCAGGCGGCCGTCGACGCGACGATCTTCGGTGTGTTCTCGCTCAACGGCGAGCGCTGCACCGCGGGCTCGCGCATCCTCGTGGAGCGCCCGATCTACGACGAGTTCGTGAAGCGCTACGCGGCGCAGGCCGACCGCGTCGTGGTGGGCTACCCGCACGACCCTGCGACGGAAGTGGGTGCACTGGTCCACCCGGAGCACTACGACAAGGTCGTCTCGTACATCGAGATCGGCAAGGCCGAGGCGCGCCTGGTCGCCGGTGGCGACCGCCCCGAGGGCTTCGAGACCGGCAACTTCGTGCGCCCCACGGTGTTCGCCGACGTCGCCCCCGACGCCCGCATCTTCCAGGAGGAGATCTTCGGCCCGGTCGTGGCGATCACCCCCTTCGACACCGACGAGGAGGCGCTCGAGCTCGCCAACGGCGTGCGCTACGGCCTCGCGGCGTACGTGTGGACCAACGACCTCAAGCGCGCCCACAACTTCTCGCAGGCGATCGAAGCGGGCATGGTGTGGCTCAACTCGAACAACGTGCGCGACCTCCGCACACCGTTCGGGGGCGTCAAGGCCTCCGGCCTCGGCCACGAGGGCGGCTACCGCTCGATCGACTTCTACACCGACCAGCAGGCCGTGCACATCACGCTCGGCCCCGCTCACAACCCCACCTTCGGAAAGGCGGATGCCGCCGGCCACTGA
- the hpaD gene encoding 3,4-dihydroxyphenylacetate 2,3-dioxygenase: MTHRDQMTRTSSGFYVSQEAPILSDNPIPTPSAPAPDILRCAYMELVVTDLLASREFYVDVLGLYVTEEDESTIYLRSTEEFIHHNLVLRQGPVAAVAAFSYRVRTPEDLDKAVAFYEELGCRIERRQDGFTKGIGDSVRVTDPLGFPYEFFYATEHVERLSWRYDLHTPGELVRLDHFNQVTPDVPRAVNFMQSLGFRVTEDIQDEEGTVYAAWMRRKPTVHDTAMTGGDGPRMHHVAFATHEKHNILAICDKLGALRRSDAIERGPGRHGVSNAFYLYLRDPDGHRVEIYTQDYYTGDPDNPVVTWDVHDNQRRDWWGNPVVPSWYTEASLVLDLDGNPQPVVARTDSSEMAVTIGADGFSYTRPDEDSMPEYKQGEYKLGHQL, translated from the coding sequence ATGACCCACCGTGACCAGATGACCCGCACCTCCTCCGGCTTCTACGTGAGCCAGGAGGCGCCGATCCTCTCCGACAACCCGATCCCGACGCCCAGCGCGCCGGCGCCCGACATCCTCCGCTGCGCGTACATGGAGCTCGTCGTCACCGACCTGCTCGCGTCCCGCGAGTTCTACGTCGACGTGCTCGGCCTGTACGTCACCGAGGAGGACGAGAGCACGATCTACCTCCGTTCGACGGAGGAGTTCATCCACCACAACCTCGTGCTCCGGCAGGGGCCGGTCGCCGCGGTCGCCGCGTTCTCATACCGGGTGCGCACCCCCGAGGACCTCGACAAGGCGGTCGCCTTCTACGAGGAGCTCGGCTGCCGCATCGAGCGCCGCCAGGACGGGTTCACGAAGGGCATCGGCGACTCTGTACGTGTGACCGACCCGCTCGGCTTCCCGTACGAGTTCTTCTACGCCACCGAGCACGTCGAGCGCCTGTCGTGGCGATACGACCTGCACACGCCTGGCGAGCTGGTGCGCCTGGACCACTTCAACCAGGTCACCCCCGACGTGCCCCGTGCGGTGAACTTCATGCAGTCGCTGGGCTTCCGCGTCACCGAGGACATCCAGGACGAGGAGGGCACCGTCTACGCGGCCTGGATGCGCCGCAAGCCCACCGTGCACGACACCGCCATGACCGGCGGCGACGGGCCCCGCATGCACCACGTCGCATTCGCCACCCACGAGAAGCACAACATCCTGGCGATCTGCGACAAGCTCGGGGCGCTCCGTCGGTCCGACGCGATCGAGCGCGGCCCCGGCCGCCACGGCGTCTCGAACGCGTTCTACCTGTACCTGCGCGACCCCGACGGCCACCGCGTCGAGATCTACACGCAGGACTACTACACCGGCGATCCCGACAACCCGGTCGTCACGTGGGACGTGCACGACAACCAGCGCCGCGATTGGTGGGGCAACCCCGTCGTGCCGTCCTGGTACACCGAGGCCTCCCTCGTGCTCGACCTCGACGGCAACCCGCAGCCCGTCGTCGCCCGCACCGACTCGTCCGAGATGGCGGTCACGATCGGCGCCGACGGCTTCTCGTACACGCGCCCCGACGAGGACTCGATGCCCGAGTACAAGCAGGGCGAGTACAAGCTCGGCCACCAGCTGTAG
- a CDS encoding fumarylacetoacetate hydrolase family protein, producing MLHPDDIAAIAAELAEADRTYSVIPRITARYPDATVEDSYAIQGVWRDQNIAAGRTLVGRKIGLTSKAMQQATGITEPDYGVMFDDTVYESGAEIPVEKFSNVRIEVELAFVLKTPLEGPDCTLDDALAAIEYAVPALEVLNSHIELEGRTIVDTISDNAAYGAMVLGSVRKRPDEIDLRWVPGVLSRNGEIEETGVAAGVLGHPATGVAWLANKFHQHGARLEAGEIILAGSFTRPMWVSRGDTVRCDYGPMGVIECRFV from the coding sequence ATGCTGCACCCCGACGACATCGCCGCGATCGCGGCCGAGCTGGCCGAGGCCGATCGCACGTACAGCGTGATCCCGCGGATCACGGCGCGCTACCCGGACGCGACGGTCGAGGACTCGTACGCGATCCAGGGCGTGTGGCGCGACCAGAACATCGCCGCGGGACGCACGCTCGTGGGCCGCAAGATCGGGCTCACGTCGAAGGCGATGCAGCAGGCGACGGGCATCACCGAGCCCGACTACGGCGTGATGTTCGACGACACCGTCTACGAATCGGGCGCCGAGATCCCGGTCGAGAAGTTCTCGAACGTGCGCATCGAGGTCGAGCTCGCGTTCGTGCTGAAGACGCCGCTCGAAGGCCCCGACTGCACGCTCGACGACGCCCTCGCGGCGATCGAGTACGCGGTTCCGGCACTCGAGGTGCTGAACTCGCACATCGAGCTGGAGGGCCGCACGATCGTCGACACGATCAGCGACAACGCCGCCTACGGTGCGATGGTGCTCGGCAGCGTGCGCAAGCGTCCCGACGAGATCGACCTCCGCTGGGTGCCGGGGGTGCTCTCCCGCAACGGCGAGATCGAGGAGACGGGCGTCGCCGCCGGCGTTCTCGGCCACCCGGCGACCGGCGTCGCCTGGCTCGCGAACAAGTTCCACCAGCACGGGGCACGGCTCGAGGCGGGCGAGATCATCCTCGCGGGCTCGTTCACCCGCCCCATGTGGGTGTCGCGGGGCGATACCGTCAGGTGCGACTACGGACCCATGGGAGTGATCGAATGCCGCTTCGTCTGA
- a CDS encoding fumarylacetoacetate hydrolase family protein — MDEITDAADRRFAALPGRPGKIVAIHLSYASRADQRGRRPQHPSYFFKPSSSVAASGETIERPAGTELLAFEGEIALVIGTPARRVRLADAWDHVAWVTAANDFGLYDLRENDKGSNVRSKGGDGYTPLGPSLIDARTIDPDALRVRTWLNRELAQDDTARGMIFPLAQLVADLSQHFTLETGDVILTGTPAGSSVAQPGDVVEVEVDVPGGPSSGRLVTTVVQGSAAFDAELGSLPAVDDLQRSEAWGSREAAGLPPAASPESGDLTEAGRSAADSPAWATSPVLGDALRAKLEAVPVAGLSAQLRRRGLNNVHVDGVRPLHPEAKLVGTARTLRFVPNREDLFASHGGGYNAQKRVFDAVGDGEVVVIEARGEAGSGTLGDILAIRAHARGAAGIVTDGGVRDAAAVAAVGIPVYSSGAHPAVLGRKHVPWDADITIACGGTTVQPGDIIVGDADGVVVIPPAIAEEIVDAALAQEDEDAWIADRVAEGHPVDGLFPMNAEWRAKYDAREEGRA; from the coding sequence ATGGACGAGATCACGGATGCCGCAGACCGCCGTTTCGCTGCCCTCCCCGGCCGGCCCGGCAAGATCGTCGCCATCCACCTCAGCTACGCGTCGCGTGCGGATCAGCGCGGGCGGCGGCCGCAGCATCCGTCGTACTTCTTCAAGCCGTCGAGCTCCGTCGCGGCTTCAGGCGAGACCATCGAGCGTCCGGCAGGCACCGAGCTGCTCGCCTTCGAGGGCGAGATCGCGCTCGTGATCGGCACGCCCGCACGGCGCGTGCGGCTGGCGGACGCATGGGACCACGTGGCGTGGGTCACGGCGGCGAACGACTTCGGCCTCTACGACCTCCGCGAGAACGACAAGGGCTCGAACGTGCGGTCGAAGGGCGGCGACGGCTACACGCCTCTCGGTCCCTCGCTCATCGACGCCCGCACCATCGACCCCGACGCCCTGCGTGTGCGCACGTGGCTCAACCGCGAGCTCGCCCAGGATGACACCGCTCGGGGCATGATCTTCCCCCTCGCGCAGCTGGTCGCCGACCTTTCGCAGCACTTCACGCTCGAGACGGGCGACGTGATTCTCACGGGCACGCCGGCGGGGTCGTCGGTGGCGCAGCCCGGCGACGTGGTCGAGGTCGAGGTCGACGTGCCCGGCGGCCCGTCCTCGGGCCGACTGGTCACCACGGTGGTGCAGGGCTCGGCCGCGTTCGACGCGGAGCTCGGGTCTCTGCCTGCCGTCGACGACCTGCAGCGCAGCGAGGCGTGGGGCTCGCGCGAGGCGGCCGGGCTTCCGCCCGCAGCCTCTCCCGAATCAGGAGATCTGACGGAGGCAGGACGTTCCGCCGCGGATTCTCCCGCCTGGGCCACATCTCCTGTTCTGGGAGACGCGCTGCGCGCGAAGCTCGAGGCGGTGCCCGTGGCGGGGCTCTCGGCGCAGCTGCGCAGGCGCGGGCTCAACAACGTGCATGTCGACGGCGTTCGGCCGTTGCATCCGGAAGCGAAGCTCGTCGGCACGGCCCGCACACTGCGGTTCGTGCCGAACCGCGAGGACCTGTTCGCGTCGCACGGCGGCGGCTACAACGCGCAGAAGCGCGTGTTCGATGCCGTCGGCGATGGCGAGGTCGTGGTGATCGAGGCGCGCGGCGAGGCCGGCTCCGGCACGCTCGGCGACATCCTCGCGATCCGCGCACACGCCCGCGGCGCGGCCGGCATCGTCACCGACGGAGGGGTGAGGGATGCTGCGGCCGTCGCCGCGGTCGGCATCCCGGTGTACTCCTCCGGCGCCCACCCCGCCGTGCTCGGTCGCAAGCACGTGCCGTGGGACGCCGACATCACGATCGCGTGCGGCGGCACCACCGTCCAGCCCGGCGACATCATCGTCGGGGACGCGGACGGGGTCGTGGTGATCCCTCCCGCGATCGCGGAGGAGATCGTGGACGCGGCCCTCGCCCAGGAGGATGAGGACGCCTGGATCGCCGACCGCGTCGCCGAGGGACATCCCGTCGACGGACTCTTCCCGATGAACGCCGAATGGCGCGCGAAGTACGACGCCCGAGAGGAAGGCCGCGCATGA
- a CDS encoding HpcH/HpaI aldolase/citrate lyase family protein: MPLRLSPTLSAALASADRPLAGMWVCTGSPLVAEICAGSGLDWLLIDMEHSPNGLESVLAQLQAVAAYPVTPLVRVPIGDVATIKQVLDLGAQNLLVPMISSKADAEAAVAAVRYPPRGTRGVGSALARSARWNRVDGYLADADDHVSLFVQIETAAGVDAAAEIAAVDGVDGVFVGPSDLAASMGVLGRQTHPDVVAAALRTFEAVRAAGKPVGVNAFDPAAADAYLEAGASFILVGADVALLARGSEALAARFIPSDAAEDRASY, encoded by the coding sequence ATGCCGCTTCGTCTGAGCCCGACCTTGAGCGCCGCCCTCGCGTCCGCCGATCGCCCGCTCGCGGGTATGTGGGTGTGCACGGGCTCGCCGCTCGTGGCCGAGATCTGTGCCGGCTCGGGTCTGGACTGGCTGCTCATCGACATGGAGCACTCCCCCAACGGCCTCGAATCGGTGCTGGCCCAGCTGCAGGCCGTCGCCGCGTACCCCGTCACCCCGCTCGTGCGGGTGCCGATCGGGGACGTCGCGACGATCAAACAGGTGCTCGATCTCGGAGCCCAGAACCTGCTCGTGCCCATGATCTCTTCGAAGGCGGATGCCGAAGCCGCCGTCGCAGCCGTGCGCTATCCCCCGCGGGGAACCCGGGGTGTGGGCTCCGCGCTCGCACGGTCGGCGCGCTGGAACCGCGTCGACGGCTACCTCGCCGATGCCGACGACCACGTGTCGCTCTTCGTGCAGATCGAGACGGCGGCCGGCGTCGATGCCGCCGCCGAGATCGCCGCGGTCGACGGCGTGGACGGCGTCTTCGTCGGCCCATCCGACCTCGCCGCATCGATGGGCGTGCTCGGCCGGCAGACCCACCCCGACGTCGTGGCCGCCGCGCTGCGCACGTTCGAGGCCGTGCGCGCCGCGGGCAAGCCGGTCGGGGTCAACGCGTTCGACCCGGCCGCCGCCGACGCCTACCTCGAGGCGGGTGCCTCGTTCATCCTGGTCGGCGCCGATGTGGCGCTCCTCGCGCGCGGCTCCGAAGCCCTCGCGGCCCGTTTCATCCCCTCCGACGCCGCGGAGGATCGCGCTTCTTACTGA